In candidate division KSB1 bacterium, the following are encoded in one genomic region:
- the htpX gene encoding zinc metalloprotease HtpX — MNTLKTTFLMALLTVLLVFLGNAIGGQSGAMMAFILAAGMNFFSYWYSDKLVLRTYRAQEVSEAQAPQLYTIVRRLSQRAHLPMPKVYIIPNDTPNAFATGRDPNHAAVAVTEGIMRMLSEDELEGVIAHELAHIKNRDILISSVAATIAGAINMLYYFGLFFGGSDDDDGSPIVGLLMIIIAPIAAMLIQMAISRSREFGADRVGAGICGKPMSLASALENLERGVERIPMNATPTSAHMFIVNPLRGGGIRSLFSTHPSTQERVRRLREMSM; from the coding sequence ATGAACACTTTGAAAACAACATTTTTAATGGCTTTACTGACGGTTCTTTTGGTATTTTTGGGGAATGCAATCGGCGGCCAGAGCGGCGCAATGATGGCCTTTATTTTAGCCGCTGGCATGAACTTTTTCAGCTACTGGTATTCTGATAAATTGGTTTTACGAACCTACCGTGCGCAGGAAGTCAGTGAGGCACAGGCGCCGCAATTATACACAATCGTCCGGCGTCTATCGCAGAGAGCCCATCTGCCCATGCCGAAAGTCTACATTATTCCAAACGACACTCCCAACGCATTTGCAACCGGCCGCGATCCCAACCACGCAGCAGTGGCAGTAACCGAAGGAATTATGCGAATGCTAAGCGAGGATGAGCTGGAAGGCGTGATCGCGCACGAGCTGGCGCATATAAAAAACCGGGACATTCTGATCAGTTCAGTTGCGGCAACTATCGCCGGGGCTATCAACATGCTTTATTATTTCGGCCTGTTTTTTGGCGGCAGCGACGACGATGACGGCAGCCCGATTGTTGGTTTGCTGATGATCATCATCGCACCGATTGCAGCAATGCTTATCCAAATGGCAATTTCACGTTCACGTGAGTTTGGCGCCGATCGAGTTGGCGCCGGGATTTGCGGTAAACCGATGTCCTTAGCATCTGCTTTGGAAAATTTAGAGCGAGGTGTCGAACGAATCCCGATGAACGCCACGCCAACTTCAGCGCATATGTTTATTGTTAACCCTCTTCGTGGTGGTGGAATCAGGTCTCTTTTTTCAACGCATCCTTCGACACAGGAAAGAGTCAGACGTCTTCGGGAAATGTCTATGTAA